In a single window of the Leptospira sanjuanensis genome:
- a CDS encoding NAD(P)-binding protein, which yields MADKKENIVILGGGLSSLVTAYEITSKPGWEKKYDITVYQLGWRLGGKCASGRNQSVYNRIEEHGLHIWFGFYDHAFQLIQKCYNELGRTLTQPLATWEEAFKPANYFVLEENVNGSYQPWPISFPMNDQIPGESVELPDPKTYPSLILDYVNQYYKNNQQYIFPDNEHSEDQSIWKQILEWIEDTIEDVGLDLIGKTILVLKNLLDKLSNDFPHDRFLRILDLFAKTLWQRIEKKIESNTEARRFWILMDFSLTNIKGMIVDKVFEKGFESIDDYDYREWLRHHGASEITINSAIVQAIYGLVFGGVDQYTFAAGTALKGALRMVFTYKGAVAYRMQAGMGDTILTPMYEILKRRGVHIKFFHRVRELIPGTANGKACIQSVRVGKQVNLKNDEYSPLIDVKGLGCWPSEPLYDQIVEGEILKKENVDLENYWSDWKDREEIVLEYGKDFDRLVFGISIGAIPFVCPQILEENSQWKQMTETITTCLTDAFQLWMFPDTAGLGWKYWKNEPPILGSYVEPFDTWCDMSHLINRESWPDDMFPNQIAYFCGPSPSGIAPKNPLANPDIPAEMEKLKARIVKFLDQDARGLWPASTPTGKTSGFNWNLLIDQDKTLGAKRIDSQYVRLNIQPTERYVLSVKGSTKYRLPAGDNGYSNLVITGDWIQNSVLNAGCVESTVVSGIEAASCFL from the coding sequence GATAAGAAGGAAAATATTGTAATTTTAGGAGGAGGACTCAGTTCGCTCGTCACGGCTTACGAAATCACTTCCAAGCCGGGTTGGGAAAAGAAATACGACATTACCGTGTATCAGTTGGGCTGGAGACTCGGCGGAAAATGCGCGAGCGGCAGAAATCAATCCGTTTACAATCGTATCGAAGAACACGGGCTTCATATTTGGTTCGGGTTTTACGATCACGCTTTTCAGCTCATCCAGAAATGTTACAACGAATTAGGGAGAACTCTCACGCAGCCGTTGGCGACTTGGGAGGAAGCCTTCAAACCCGCGAACTATTTCGTACTGGAGGAAAACGTAAACGGGTCGTATCAGCCTTGGCCGATTTCCTTTCCGATGAACGATCAGATCCCCGGAGAATCGGTCGAACTTCCCGATCCGAAAACGTATCCTTCCCTCATTCTCGATTACGTGAATCAATACTACAAAAACAATCAGCAATACATATTCCCCGATAACGAACATTCGGAGGATCAAAGCATCTGGAAACAAATACTCGAATGGATCGAAGATACGATCGAAGACGTAGGTCTCGATCTGATCGGAAAAACCATTCTCGTTCTAAAAAACCTTTTGGATAAACTCAGCAACGATTTCCCTCACGATCGTTTTCTCCGCATCCTGGATCTTTTTGCGAAAACGCTTTGGCAAAGAATCGAGAAAAAAATCGAATCGAACACGGAAGCGAGACGTTTCTGGATTCTGATGGATTTCAGTCTTACCAACATCAAAGGGATGATCGTCGATAAGGTTTTTGAAAAAGGTTTTGAAAGCATTGACGACTACGACTACAGGGAATGGTTAAGACATCACGGAGCAAGCGAGATCACGATCAACTCCGCGATCGTTCAAGCGATCTACGGACTCGTATTCGGGGGAGTCGATCAATATACGTTCGCCGCGGGAACGGCTCTCAAAGGCGCGCTTCGTATGGTGTTCACTTACAAAGGCGCTGTCGCGTATAGAATGCAGGCGGGAATGGGAGACACCATTCTTACTCCTATGTATGAGATCCTGAAACGAAGAGGGGTCCATATCAAATTCTTTCATCGTGTGAGGGAACTGATTCCGGGAACGGCAAACGGCAAGGCCTGCATTCAATCGGTACGCGTCGGAAAGCAGGTGAACTTAAAGAATGACGAATATTCTCCCTTGATCGACGTCAAAGGATTGGGTTGTTGGCCGAGCGAACCCCTCTACGATCAGATCGTGGAAGGAGAAATATTAAAAAAAGAGAATGTGGATCTGGAAAACTATTGGTCCGATTGGAAGGATCGAGAGGAGATCGTTCTCGAATACGGAAAGGATTTCGATCGTCTCGTGTTCGGAATTTCCATCGGAGCGATTCCCTTCGTATGTCCGCAGATTCTCGAAGAGAACTCGCAGTGGAAACAGATGACCGAAACGATCACAACTTGTTTGACGGACGCGTTTCAACTCTGGATGTTCCCCGATACGGCCGGACTCGGTTGGAAGTATTGGAAGAACGAACCTCCGATACTCGGATCGTACGTCGAACCGTTCGACACTTGGTGCGACATGAGCCATCTCATCAATCGGGAATCCTGGCCCGACGATATGTTTCCGAATCAGATCGCGTATTTCTGCGGGCCTTCTCCGTCCGGGATCGCGCCTAAAAATCCTTTAGCGAATCCGGACATCCCGGCCGAGATGGAAAAGTTGAAAGCAAGAATCGTAAAGTTTCTCGATCAGGACGCGCGCGGCCTTTGGCCGGCTTCCACTCCGACGGGAAAGACGAGCGGCTTTAATTGGAATTTGCTGATCGATCAGGACAAGACCCTCGGCGCGAAAAGAATCGACTCGCAATATGTCCGATTAAACATTCAACCAACGGAAAGATATGTCTTATCGGTGAAAGGTTCTACGAAATACAGACTTCCCGCGGGTGATAACGGATATTCCAATCTCGTAATCACCGGAGACTGGATTCAGAATTCGGTGTTAAACGCAGGTTGTGTGGAAAGCACCGTTGTGAGCGGGATCGAAGCCGCAAGTTGTTTCCTTTAA